The Oncorhynchus tshawytscha isolate Ot180627B linkage group LG12, Otsh_v2.0, whole genome shotgun sequence genome includes a window with the following:
- the wdr43 gene encoding WD repeat-containing protein 43, producing the protein MAADGGSFSLGLPCVFSPKSRQYLALCAQDGRLRIWNTDIKTLNQEYVPSAHLSATCTCISWGPCRKAKEGPQRKKRKSEAGQVENQVDLLALGTAAGSVIIYSTVKGALHCTLDGSHSGVVNCVQWHPEDCLLYSGSDDTHIVEWDLQTGKARCKWKADRAPVTSLCVSPDGKLLLSAGHTIKMWDLETKEVYRKFTGHSTAVTTLRFATTRPPDSNGLYFLSGAAHDRLLSVWQVREDGKDKNSVVSFNLTDEPHHIDLFTSNSKEEALRLAVVCKDGQLHLFEHFLNGPCKKPLSPLCTVQMTGVEDSPIPVPLLAAALTTDTHSLLLAYGNHLQPVMERVEVNTAERHVCLTRDVHTTLSLTMETTVSKVKTPVVNAKSQVVVPGLPGHQAPVKGALGSEKRKGTDAKEMSIEERLGKIEMSSEKGVKGAPSLQTDNFAVLLVQGLESKDANILNKVFQTRKDMLIKKTVARVPLPAVLPLVEEITKRMQGHPYTAVLMVRWLKAVLMQHTSYLASLPDLVFQLGVLYHMIESRVKMFHKLTKLHGKLYLLMTQVATSSNEVKDVDHTAKLVYEEESSDEDNASGDEGLPDEDSDNWEEDETMEDKAEEGMRMESKVTGDSDIEPGNESEEE; encoded by the exons ATGGCGGCTGATGGAGGTAGTTTTTCTTTGGGGCTACCCTGTGTTTTCTCGCCAAAGTCACGTCAATACCTTGCTTTATGTGCTCAGGATGGCAGACTTCGTATTTGGAACACAGATATTAAAACACTTAATCAAGAATACGTGCCTTCAGCACACTTGAGTGCCACTTGTACCTGCATATCTTGGGGACCATGCCGAAAGGCCAAG GAGGGACCTCAACGGAAGAAGAGGAAATCAGAGGCAGGACAGGTGGAGAATCAGGTGGACCTGTTGGCTCTGGGCACGGCTGCGGGCAGCGTTATCATCTACAGCACAGTGAAAGGAGCACTGCACTGTACACTG GATGGAAGTCACAGTGGTGTGGTGAACTGTGTGCAGTGGCACCCTGAGGACTGCCTGCTGTACAGTGGCTCAGACGACACACACATCGTAGAGTGGGACCTACAGACGGGCAAGGCGCGCTG TAAGTGGAAGGCTGATCGTGCCCCAGTGACCAGTCTGTGTGTGAGTCCGGATGGCAAGCTGCTGCTCTCAGCGGGACATACCATCAAGATGTGGGACCTCGAGACCAAGGAGGTGTACCGG AAGTTCACAGGTCACTCCACAGCGGTGACGACCCTGCGCTTCGCCACCACACGCCCCCCGGATAGTAACGGCCTCTACTTCCTCTCCGGTGCAGCCCACGACAGACTCCTCAGCGTGTG GCAAGTCCGGGAGGACGGCAAGGACAAGAACTCAGTGGTGTCCTTCAACCTGACTGACGAGCCTCACCACATAGACCTCTTCACCTCCAACAGCAAGGAAGAG GCGTTGAGGCTAGCAGTGGTGTGTAAAGACGGCCAGCTTCATCTCTTTGAGCATTTTTTGAACGG GCCCTGCAAGAAGCCCCTGTCCCCGTTGTGTACAGTGCAGATGACTGGGGTGGAGGACAGCCCCATTCCCGTTCCTCTTTTGGCTGCGGCCctcactacagacacacacagcttgCTGCTGGCCTACGGCAACCACTTGCAGCCTGTCATGGAGAGAGTG GAGGTGAACACGGCAGAGAGACATGTTTGCTTGACCCGTGATGTCCACACCACCCTCTCCCTCACCATGGAAACCACAGTCTCCAAG GTGAAAACCCCAGTAGTTAATGCCAAGAGCCAAGTTGTCGTCCCTGGGCTTCCCGGTCACCAAGCGCCGGTCAAAGGAGCCCTGGGATCCGAGAAGAGAAAGGGCACAGATGCCAAAGAG ATGTCTATAGAGGAGCGACTGGGCAAGATTGAGATGTCATCTGAAAAGGGTGTCAAGGGGGCCCCTTCTCTACAGACCGACAACTTTGCGGTGCTGCTGGTGCAGGGCCTGGAGAGCAAGGACGCCAACATCCTCAAT AAAGTGTTTCAGACCCGGAAGGACATGTTGATAAAGAAAACCGTTGCGCGGGTACCCCTCCCTGCCGTCTTGCCATTGGTGGAGGAGATCACCAAGAGAATGCAAGGGCATCCATACAC GGCAGTGCTGATGGTGCGATGGCTCAAGGCGGTTCTCATGCAGCACACCTCCTACTTAGCCTCT TTGCCAGACCTGGTGTTTCAGCTGGGAGTACTGTACCACATGATTGAGAGTAGAGTCAAGATGTTCCACAAGCTGACCAAGCTGCACGGCAAGCTCTATCTGCTCATGACACAG GTGGCGACAAGCAGCAACGAAGTCAAAGACGTGGACCACACGGCCAAGCTAGTCTATGAAGAGG